A segment of the Luteolibacter sp. Y139 genome:
TTGAAAACGAAGCACAGGTAGCTCGTCGCCGCCATCTCTTCCACCCGCATCCGCCGCGGCTTGTCTCTGCCGGTCCAGCTCTCCAGGAACAACACCTCCTTCCGCTCCGGATTGTAGCCCACCACCACCGAGGCATGCAGAGGCGCGCTCTCCGTCGGCCAGGTCGCCCGCTCCGCCGCATTCGCCGGATCCGGCAAGGTCGCCGCAGGATCACGCGACAGCTGCCGCATGAACCGAGTGTGCAGCTCATTCCGCTCAAACGAAAACCGCCGCCAAACAATCACCGGCATCCCCTGCGAAATCGCCCGCGCGGCCGCGGCACCATCGAACTTCGTCGTCCGGTCCAGCCCCAGTCCCGCCTCCGCCGCCACCGCGTGATACACCTTCACCAGGTTCGCCCCATCCGCGCGCCCGGTATTCTGGAACCCCGCCGCCACCGCCAGCCAGTCCTCGTCGAGGTGCAGCCCGAAATGACGGGCCGCCATCGCCAGGCTATTCAGCCCGCAATACGGCCGATACCCCTGCGGAATCGGCTGCAAATCCGCCAGGCTCACCGTCCCATCCTCCCCGTGGGTCACGGTCTTGGCCAGCTTCGCCAAATGATCCCGCTCCGGCAGCGCCGCGATCGCCGGGTCCAGCCACTGGTCCGACTCCTCCACCGCGATGCTCACCCGCAGCAGCCGGTTGTTTGCCGCCAGCAGCCGCACGTGCTTCCCCTCCTTCTGCCACTCCTCCACCGGCATCTTCAGCCCCCGCGTCCGCCCGATCTTCGCCTCCACCGGCTTCGTATTCCCACAGGACGCCGCGATCGCCGTCCGCAGATCCGCGTGCGCATCCGTATAAATTTTCGCGAATTCCTCCTGCTTCGCCGCCATCCGCACCTCCACCTCCTTGCGCGTCTCCCGCTTGCTCAGCCCCTCCGGCAACTCCTCGTCGAAGTATCCGAAAAACGATCCCGCATCCACAAACGTCCCCTCCAGCGACTCCAGCTTCCCCTCACGCTTCACCGCACGCAGCAGCACCAGATCCCGCCCAAACAACTTCGGCCGCGCCATCAGATAAGAGATCGCCGAAGACGCCACCTTCCCCTCCTCCGTCCACTCCCCCGGCAACGCCGTCGACCCATCCCAAATCCCCGGCGCCATCAGATCCGCCGTCAGATCCTTCCCATTCAGCGGACTCTGCGCATTGAAAACCGGACTCGTGATCGAATTGGGCAAGGCCAAGGCAATCCCCGGCAGCGCCAGCACGAGAAGCAGCACGGTCTTCTTCATTCCGCTACCCATAGCTCGCATTCCCCGGAATCCAAGCCTCCACACGCATCGCCATGCGCAGCAAGACACGCCGGGAGAGTTGACCGGAACACGCCATCTGGAATCCTGCGACACGCCGATGACGCCCGATAAATCCACCGCCAAGGCTTTCCCCAACTACACGTCGGGAAGGATTGTCGCGGACAGCGAACTGCTGAACTGGCCCGGCATCTTCGTGCGCCGCCTCCGCTTTCCCCGCCAAGTGGACCGCTTCCTCGTCCCCGCCACCCCGGAGCCGCTGTTCTCGTGCGTCCTCAGCGGTACCGCGGCTTTTCGCGAACGGGACGCCGGCCAGGATTGGATCGAGCGGCAACTGACACCCGGCGACCTCTTCGTCACCCATTCCAAGGAGCCGTATGAACTCACCTGGTCCTCCCCCGCCGGCAAGGAAATCGACACCATCGTGATGCACTTCGCCGTCGACCGGTTTCTTTCCGTCCTCGACCAGTTGTTTCCCGGAAAGCGCGAGGAGATCGAAGTGATCGACTTCTTCGGCCGCGACGAGGTGGCCACGCCCCTGTTCCACGCCCTGGCAGGGATGCTCGAACAACGCGTGCCGGGTTCATCGCCACGCGTCTCCGCGATCGGCGCACTCATGACCGCCCACCTGTTAGAGAAATACACTCATGCGGCGGCTGCCAAGCCGGACTACCTCGGCGGGCTCCCGATCGGGAAACTGCGGAAACTGGAGGCCTTCGTCGGCGAATCCCTGAACGAGGAAGTTTCCCTCGACGCGATGGCCTCCGTGGTCGAGCTCAGCCCCTTCCACTTCTCGCGGGTCTTCAAGCAGACGACCGGCATGACCCCGCTCCAATTCGTCACCCGCGAACGGATCGCCCGCGCCCAGCAGCTCATGCGCGAAACATCGCGCAGCCTCATCGAGATCGGAATGGACGTCGGCTACACCAGCCCCAGCCACTTCGCTCAGGTCTTCCGTCGCCAGGTCGGCGTCACCCCCACCGAGTTCCGCAGGGAGCTCTGAAGCGCATTTGCGCAAGATCGCGACAGCGCGAGAAGGAACCCGTGAGACGCGCCCGGGGAATGCGCCTAGGGTGATCTCGTGATCGTTCTCTGGCTTTCCCGCTCACAGCGCCGCCGGATCGATCGCTTCCGATCAACCTCACATTCCCCGATGAAAAACAGAATCCTTGGAAACAGCGGCCTCGAAGTCTCAGCCCTCGGCCTCGGCTGCATGGGCATGAGCTTCTCCTACGGCCCGCCGAAGGACAAACAGGAGATGACCTCCTTGCTCCATGCCGCGGTCGAGCGTGGCATCACCTTCTTCGATACCGCCGAAGTCTACGGCCCCTTCACCAATGAAGAGTTGCTCGGCGAAGCCCTCTCGCCCTTCCGCGACAAGGTCGTGATCGCCACCAAGTTCGGCTTCGACCTCACCGGCCCCGACAACCGCCCGGGCGCCGCCGGGATCACCAGCCGCCCGGAGCATATCAAACGCGCCGTCGAAGGCTCACTCAAGCGCCTCAGGACCGACGTCATCGACCTCCTCTATCAGCACCGCGTCGATCCAAACGTCCCAATCGAAGACGTGGCCGGCACGGTCAAGGAACTGATCCAACAGGGAAAGGTGAAACACTTCGGCCTCTCGGAAGCCGGAGTTCAGACAATCCGCCGCGCGCACGCCGTGCAGCCCGTCGCCGCCCTGCAAAGCGAATACTCCCTCTGGCACCGTGTTCCCGAGAAGGAAGTCATTCCCACGCTGGAGGAACTCGGCATCGGCCTCGTGCCCTACAGCCCGCTGGGCAAGGGATTCCTCACCGGTGCCATGACCCCGGACACCAAGCTCGAAAGCACCGACTTCCGCAGCACCCTCCCGCGTTTCACTCCAGAAGCGATGGCCGCCAATCAAGCGCTCGTCGATCTGCTCGCCGACGTCGCGGCACGCAAGCAAGCAACACCCGCCCAGATCGCCCTCGCATGGCTGCTCGCGCAAAAGCCATGGATCGCCCCCATCCCAGGCACCACCAAACTCCATCGCCTTGAGGAAAACATCGGCGCGCTCTCCGTCGAACTCACCGCCGATGACCTCCACGCCATCGACACCGCCGCGGCCAACATCACCGTCCAAGGCACCCGCTATCCGGAACGGCTGGAGAAAATGACCGGCCTCTAAAACGAGGATCACGCTGGGCCAAACGACGGAGCCCTCCTTCGGCCCACCATTCCCGGGCTCCTCCCCGTCACCCCGCGCTCCCGGGAGGTCCCCGCGGAGCACCTGCGCCACCTTTCACACCGCCCTTGCCCGCCGCGCCGCCAGCGTTTACAGGCCCCGCATGCACGGATTCGCCTACCGCCAGGGCTCGCTCCACTGCGAGGACGTCAATCTCCAGACCCTCGCCGATGAGCACGGCACCCCGCTCTACGTCTACTCCGCCAATACCATCCTCGACCACTACCGCCGCCTCGATGAGGCCCTCGGCGCGATCGACCACGAGGTGGCCTACGCGGTGAAGGCAAATTCGAACCTCTCCGTCCTCCGCCTCCTCGCCGAAGCCCACGCCGGCTTCGACATCGTCTCCGGCGGCGAACTCTTCCGCGTCATCAAGGCCGGCGGCGACCCCGCCAAGTGCACCTTCGCCGGCGTCGGCAAGACCCGCGCCGAAATCGAGTACGCCCTCAAGCAGGGCATCTACTCCTTCAATGTCGAGAGCGAGGAAGAGCTCCGCTACCTCAATGAAGTCGCCGCCGCCCTCGGCGTCATCGCCCCCGCCGCCGTCCGCGTGAATCCCAACGTCGACGCCAAGACCCACAAGTACATCTCCACCGGCAAGTCCGAGAACAAGTTCGGCGTCGACTTCGATGCCATCGCCGACCTCTACGCCCGCGCCGCCCGCGAACTCTCCCACGTGAAGCTCCGCGGCCTCCAGATGCACATCGGCTCCCAGCTCACCTCCATCGATCCCTTCATCGAGGCCGTCGAAAAGGTCGCCCCCCTCGCCACCCACCTCAAGGTCACCCACGGCATCGAGTTCTGGTCCATCGGCGGCGGCATCGGCATCGTCTATCACGGCTCCCTCGACTCCGGCGACACCGGCTGGTGGGAAAGCAAGCCCGAGGGCGAGCGACCCCTCACCATCGCCCAATACGGACAGGCCCTCGTCCCCCGCCTCGAACACCTCGGCCTCAAGATCCTCCTCGAGCCCGGCCGCCTCATCGTCGGCAATGCCGGCGTCCTCCTCACCAAGTGCCTCTTCGAAAAGCGCGGCAAGGCCAAGACCTTCAAGGTCGTCAACGCCGGCATGAATGACCTCATCCGCCCCGCCCTCTACGAAGGCCACCACGAGATCGCCCCCGTCAAGCAACCCACCGCCGACACCGGCATCCGCAAGGTCGACGTCGTCGGCCCCATCTGCGAAAGCGGCGACTTCTTCTGCCAGGACCGCGAGCTCCCCGACTTCCAACCCGGCGAAACCGTCGCCCTCCTCAGCGCCGGCGCCTACGGCTTCGCCATGGCCTCCAACTACAACTCCCGCCCCCTCCCCGCCGAAATCCTAGTCGACGGCTCCACCGCCCGCATCATCCGCAAGCGCCAAACCCTCGACGACATCATCGCCGGCGAAGCGTAAGCGGCGACGAAACTCGCGAAACGAGCTAAATTCAAAGACAGAAAAGGCAGGAGGCTCTAACGGGCATCTCCTGCCTTTTCTCTTTTGATCGCTCTGCACATCGAGCGATCCCGGAGGGCACCACGGAACGTAGTGGCATCAGCATCATCGCGCCCTTGATCAGGATTACTACATCGTGAAAGGCCCACTCCTCGGTCACCTATCGTCGGAGCCCAGCTTTCTTCCCAAGGTCCCTTTCTTGGACAACGAACAGCTGACAGTCTAAAAAGACATGCGAATAAAACGCAACTCGCTCTAACGGAGTCCGCTCCTCAAGAACTCGTTGCGATAATCGCTTCGACGCAAAAGCGATATGCCGGTGCTTCTCTGCAATATCGGTCATTGCTGACGCTACCCGAAGTAGGTTCTCTTTATGCAACCCAAACTCCGAAGCTTTGCGAAATGCTCCGATCACATTTCCTTGGAATTCCTCGAAGCTGCCTGATGAATCAAGACGGCGGGGTTCGGAGCAAATATGCGGTGGTGGCGCATCCAAACGAAAAGCAACGTGATGTTCACCATCGTCGGGAAGCGCACCAATCACCGATGGCTTGATCCATAGGGACTTGATTTTCACTTCGTGCTTTAAATAGGCCTCATTCAGTTCCTGAGGAGTATGGAAAGCTGGAGCAGAATAATACACCTCCTGTCCTAGTTGCTCTAGGTCAATAAGCATTTCGTGCTGTGACGAGTGTCGCGCGGGTCGCAAGTGCATCCGGTAAAATGGCACTTTCAGAAGCCCCCTCTTGGCCTCCACTGCGCTTCGCCGCTTCATCTTGTGCGAGAGCTTGAACTGAATAAAAAGCGGCATACCAGGCCGATCCAAACGAACATCGTATCCACCACCTGGCTGCCCCTCTTGGAAAAGGGAAGGGAATACCGGTGCAGCGGTAAGATTCAAGCCATGCCAATGAATCAATTCATCGGTCAGAGCAAATCCGTAGCTAAACTCTGATATGTCGGGCTTCATTGTCAAAGATCGGGGGAAACAGGCGCGACCAATGCCGAAAGACTTACTTCGCCCCGCTTTTGCTCTCCGGATTCAGCTCATAGATTCTGAGCGCATTATTCCCTTCCGGTTGAAGCAACCAACCCAAGCGGATGAGTTCTGTAACCGCAGGCGCAAATAGAGACTTCTTCACCGACGGAGCCGCGCCTGCCGCCGTTGTATTTGGGATGAACGCTCGATAAAGCGGACCTACCGGGCTATCTCGCAGTATTTCAGTGAGGCCTTGCTCATCCTCGTTTGGATGCTGAAGAATGAGTTCCAAGAGCTCCTTTGCGAACGTTGAGTGGGGCTCTTCAAATCGGGATGCACTTTTGGCCTTTGCCTGTGCCGCCTTCGCCTTCTTCTTGGTCGCTTCATACCGAACGCGGTCGCGAACCAATTCAAGCTGACTATTGCCCAAATCACTCAAGGACGAGATCGACTGGGCATAACCGAGCTTCTCGGCAGCAAACGCGTAAAGTGCCTCCTTCGTCCAGCCCAACGGCTTCAATAAGCTATATATCGTTTTCGTCAACGTGGTGCGATAGGCTTGCGGATTGACCCGCTTAAGCTTCTTGTCGTTGCTGGCTCGGTATTGTTGGAGCCAAGACTTGGCTTCCGCGAAACGCGAGCGATCAAGAGACTGCAAGCCGTGCGTTTTGGTACCAAACTCGTCATGGAATTGGCCCCAAACAATACCGGCCCATTTGCCATACTCGGCCTTAACAACGTCGTCCTCCTGATTCACCTTTTTGGCAATTAGTCGCGTCACAATCTCATCGTGGACGTTTCTCAGTTCTTCCCGTTGCTCAGAGGTGACGTGGGATTCATCGGGAGTGAACTTCTCAATCTTCTTTTTCCGATTTTCGATCAGGATTCGGAGCCCTTTTACCACGTCCGCGAATGCTTCATCGGCGCTGTGCCAATGTTTGCTATGAATCGCATGCCCATCTTCCGGTAGAGCCTTGAATTGGCGAAGTTCAGGAACCAGCCAGTCACAAGGACGGACTATGATAGGAACGATTAGGGCCTTTCCTGCCTTTTGCTTTTCAAGAGCCTTCTTGAATTCTTTCTCATAGCAGTAGTCGGAATTGATGAACGAGGAACTGACAAGCAGGAGGAAGAGATTGGCCTTTTCCATCGCCGAAGCGACCTCTTGGTCAAGGATA
Coding sequences within it:
- a CDS encoding C39 family peptidase — protein: MKKTVLLLVLALPGIALALPNSITSPVFNAQSPLNGKDLTADLMAPGIWDGSTALPGEWTEEGKVASSAISYLMARPKLFGRDLVLLRAVKREGKLESLEGTFVDAGSFFGYFDEELPEGLSKRETRKEVEVRMAAKQEEFAKIYTDAHADLRTAIAASCGNTKPVEAKIGRTRGLKMPVEEWQKEGKHVRLLAANNRLLRVSIAVEESDQWLDPAIAALPERDHLAKLAKTVTHGEDGTVSLADLQPIPQGYRPYCGLNSLAMAARHFGLHLDEDWLAVAAGFQNTGRADGANLVKVYHAVAAEAGLGLDRTTKFDGAAAARAISQGMPVIVWRRFSFERNELHTRFMRQLSRDPAATLPDPANAAERATWPTESAPLHASVVVGYNPERKEVLFLESWTGRDKPRRMRVEEMAATSYLCFVFKP
- a CDS encoding AraC family transcriptional regulator — translated: MTPDKSTAKAFPNYTSGRIVADSELLNWPGIFVRRLRFPRQVDRFLVPATPEPLFSCVLSGTAAFRERDAGQDWIERQLTPGDLFVTHSKEPYELTWSSPAGKEIDTIVMHFAVDRFLSVLDQLFPGKREEIEVIDFFGRDEVATPLFHALAGMLEQRVPGSSPRVSAIGALMTAHLLEKYTHAAAAKPDYLGGLPIGKLRKLEAFVGESLNEEVSLDAMASVVELSPFHFSRVFKQTTGMTPLQFVTRERIARAQQLMRETSRSLIEIGMDVGYTSPSHFAQVFRRQVGVTPTEFRREL
- a CDS encoding aldo/keto reductase, encoding MKNRILGNSGLEVSALGLGCMGMSFSYGPPKDKQEMTSLLHAAVERGITFFDTAEVYGPFTNEELLGEALSPFRDKVVIATKFGFDLTGPDNRPGAAGITSRPEHIKRAVEGSLKRLRTDVIDLLYQHRVDPNVPIEDVAGTVKELIQQGKVKHFGLSEAGVQTIRRAHAVQPVAALQSEYSLWHRVPEKEVIPTLEELGIGLVPYSPLGKGFLTGAMTPDTKLESTDFRSTLPRFTPEAMAANQALVDLLADVAARKQATPAQIALAWLLAQKPWIAPIPGTTKLHRLEENIGALSVELTADDLHAIDTAAANITVQGTRYPERLEKMTGL
- a CDS encoding toll/interleukin-1 receptor domain-containing protein, which gives rise to MKAFISYSHHDAEFLTSLHQHLAGLRRQKLLETWTDREIDAGGILDQEVASAMEKANLFLLLVSSSFINSDYCYEKEFKKALEKQKAGKALIVPIIVRPCDWLVPELRQFKALPEDGHAIHSKHWHSADEAFADVVKGLRILIENRKKKIEKFTPDESHVTSEQREELRNVHDEIVTRLIAKKVNQEDDVVKAEYGKWAGIVWGQFHDEFGTKTHGLQSLDRSRFAEAKSWLQQYRASNDKKLKRVNPQAYRTTLTKTIYSLLKPLGWTKEALYAFAAEKLGYAQSISSLSDLGNSQLELVRDRVRYEATKKKAKAAQAKAKSASRFEEPHSTFAKELLELILQHPNEDEQGLTEILRDSPVGPLYRAFIPNTTAAGAAPSVKKSLFAPAVTELIRLGWLLQPEGNNALRIYELNPESKSGAK
- the lysA gene encoding diaminopimelate decarboxylase; this translates as MHGFAYRQGSLHCEDVNLQTLADEHGTPLYVYSANTILDHYRRLDEALGAIDHEVAYAVKANSNLSVLRLLAEAHAGFDIVSGGELFRVIKAGGDPAKCTFAGVGKTRAEIEYALKQGIYSFNVESEEELRYLNEVAAALGVIAPAAVRVNPNVDAKTHKYISTGKSENKFGVDFDAIADLYARAARELSHVKLRGLQMHIGSQLTSIDPFIEAVEKVAPLATHLKVTHGIEFWSIGGGIGIVYHGSLDSGDTGWWESKPEGERPLTIAQYGQALVPRLEHLGLKILLEPGRLIVGNAGVLLTKCLFEKRGKAKTFKVVNAGMNDLIRPALYEGHHEIAPVKQPTADTGIRKVDVVGPICESGDFFCQDRELPDFQPGETVALLSAGAYGFAMASNYNSRPLPAEILVDGSTARIIRKRQTLDDIIAGEA